In Ctenopharyngodon idella isolate HZGC_01 chromosome 20, HZGC01, whole genome shotgun sequence, the following proteins share a genomic window:
- the dnmt3aa gene encoding DNA (cytosine-5-)-methyltransferase 3 alpha a isoform X6 codes for MMLDSCGRVIEGVACIKQAGCNGEADSLERNDSSPDSTHRNSTDTPPGADEDSAPSTPRKKRGRRKLEHPERHVEEDDTSSDTSRAESEGGRLRGRQGWDISLRRRPVQRETFQAGDPYHISRREKEEWLARWKKVKEEKAHLVPTMSDTMDDQSAVSSQKEEEEPAINLPSTPTPQQQHTDPASPTVATTPEAPPVACGNKVMTRSSEMDQEYEDGRGFGIGELIWGKLRGFSWWPGRIVSWWMTGRSRAAEGTRWVMWFGDGKFSVVCVEKLLPLSTFCTSFHQPTYNKQPMYRKAIYEVLQTASTRAGKPFPVCVSTDDSDSVKGVELQTRQMIEWASAGFLPSGAKGLEPPPAERNPYTEVYPEMWVEPEAAAYTAPPPAKKPRKNSVEKPKIKEIIDEGTRERLVYEVRQKCRNLEDICISCGSQNVSLEHPLFIGAMCQSCKNCFLECAYQYDDDGYQSYCTICCGGREVLMCGNNNCCRCFCVECVDLLVGAGSAQAAIREDPWNCYMCCSRNVFGLLRRRDDWTSRLQLFFANNHDQDFEPPRLYSPVAAEKRQPIRVLSLFDGIATGLLVLKDLGIQVARYVASEVCEDSITVGMVRHPEGIIYVGDVRNVTRKHIQEWGPFDLVIGGSPCNDLSIVNPARKGLYEGTGRLFFEFYRLLHEARPKDGDDRPFFWLFENVVAMGVSDKRDISRFLECNPVMIDAKEVSAAHRARYFWGNLPGMNRYNLQYEPLTAMANDKLDLQDCLEHGRTAKFGKVRTITTRSNSIKQGKDQHYPVYMNNKEDILWCTEMERVFGFPVHYTDVSNMSRLARQRLLGRSWSVPVIRHLFAPLKEYFACF; via the exons TTGGATAGTTGTGGGCGTGTAATAGAGGGTGTGGCCTGTATAAAGCAGGCGGGGTGTAACGGTGAAGCAGACAGTCTGGAGCGGAACGACTCCTCCCCTGACTCCACCCACAGGAACAGCACAGACACGCCCCCCGGAGCAGACGAAGACTCTGCCCCCTCCACTCCACGGAAGAAACGAGGCCGACGGAAACTCGAGCACCCGGAGCGAC ACGTGGAGGAGGACGACACCAGCAGCGACACCAGCAGAGCAGAG AGCGAAGGGGGCCGTCTGAGGGGCCGGCAGGGCTGGGACATCAGTCTGAGGAGACGGCCCGTACAAAGAGAGACCTTCCAGGCCGGAGATCCTTATCACATCAGCCGCAGGGAGAAAGAGGAGTGGCTTGCCCGCTGGAAGAAAGTGAAG GAGGAGAAGGCCCATCTGGTGCCCACCATGAGTGACACAATGGACGACCAATCAGCAGTGAGTTCtcagaaggaggaggaggagccaGCCATCAACCTCCCATCCACACCTACACCTCAGCAGCAGCACACTGACCCCGCCTCCCCAACGGTTGCCACGACGCCTGAGGCGCCTCCTGTCGCCTGCGGTAACAAAGTGATGACAAGGTCCTCAGAGATGGATCAGGAATATGAG GATGGCCGTGGGTTCGGGATCGGAGAGCTCATCTGGGGAAAGTTACGGGGATTCTCCTGGTGGCCCGGCCGGATCGTGTCGTGGTGGATGACGGGTCGCAGTCGGGCCGCTGAAGGAACCCGCTGGGTCATGTGGTTTGGAGATGGCAAATTCTCAGTG GTGTGTGTGGAAAAGCTGTTGCCCTTGAGTACATTTTGCACATCTTTTCATCAGCCCACCTACAACAAACAACCCATGTACAGAAAAGCCATCTATGAAGTTTTACAG ACGGCGAGTACGCGTGCAGGTAAACCGTTCCCTGTATGTGTGTCCACCGATGACTCAGACTCGGTGAAGGGTGTAGAACTGCAGACGCGACAGATGATTGAATGGGCCAGCGCTGGGTTCCTCCCCTCCGGTGCCAAAGGCCTGGAGCCGCCACCAG CGGAGCGGAATCCTTATACTGAGGTGTATCCAGAGATGTGGGTGGAGCCTGAGGCTGCTGCGTACACAGCTCCGCCCCCTGCCAAGAAACCCAGGAAGAACAGTGTTGAGAAACCCAAAATTAAAGAGATTATAGATGAAGGAACCCGAG AGAGACTCGTGTATGAAGTCAGACAGAAGTGTCGCAATCTAGAAG ATATCTGTATTTCCTGTGGAAGTCAGAACGTATCACTTGAACATCCTCTGTTTATTGGAGCCATGTGCCAGAGCTGCAAG AACTGTTTCCTGGAGTGCGCGTATCAGTACGACGATGACGGTTATCAGTCGTACTGCACCATCTGCTGTGGAGGAAGAGAAGTGCTCATGTGCGGGAACAACAACTGCTGCAG GTGTTTCTGTGTGGAGTGTGTAGATCTGTTAGTCGGGGCCGGTTCGGCACAGGCCGCTATCCGTGAAGACCCCTGGAACTGCTACATGTGCTGCAGCAGGAACGTCTTCGGCCTTCTGAGGCGCAGAGACGACTGGACCTCACGACTGCAGCTGTTCTTCGCCAACAACCACGACCAGGACTTT GAACCACCAAGGTTGTATTCTCCAGTAGCGGCTGAGAAGaggcagccaatcagagtgcTTTCTTTATTTGATGGCATCGCTACAG GGCTGCTGGTGCTGAAGGATCTGGGTATTCAGGTGGCGCGGTATGTGGCATCAGAGGTGTGTGAAGACTCCATCACGGTGGGGATGGTGCGACACCCGGAAGGGATCATTTATGTGGGCGATGTGAGGAACGTCACACGCAAGCAT ATTCAGGAGTGGGGGCCTTTTGATCTTGTGATCGGTGGGAGCCCCTGCAACGATCTGTCCATCGTAAACCCTGCCAGGAAAGGCCTCTACG AGGGCACCGGGCGTCTGTTTTTTGAGTTCTACCGGCTGCTTCACGAAGCGCGACCCAAAGACGGAGACGACCGACCGTTCTTCTGGCTGTTTGAAAATGTTGTTGCCATGGGAGTCAGTGACAAAAGGGACATCTCTCGCTTTCTGGAG TGTAATCCAGTAATGATCGACGCTAAGGAGGTGTCAGCCGCACACAGAGCTCGATACTTCTGGGGCAACTTACCTGGAATGAACCGGTACAATCTACAATATGA gcCACTGACTGCCATGGCAAATGATAAACTCGACCTGCAAGACTGTCTGGAGCATGGACGCACAGCTAAG TTCGGCAAAGTGCGAACCATCACAACTCGCTCAAACTCCATAAAACAGGGCAAAGACCAGCACTATCCCGTCTATATGAACAATAAAGAGGATATCCTGTGGTGCACCGAGATGGAGAG AGTGTTCGGCTTCCCCGTCCATTACACTGACGTGTCTAACATGAGTCGTCTCGCCAGGCAAAGGCTTCTGGGAAGGTCATGGAGTGTGCCCGTGATTCGCCACCTCTTCGCTCCGCTGAAGGAATACTTCGCCTGTTTCTGA
- the dnmt3aa gene encoding DNA (cytosine-5-)-methyltransferase 3 alpha a isoform X3 — MSFISFVLISNASIRPVVCFCFIMPLDLDCDAAANKTSPEAEQEVCEVTHEERVTDTPTRRVGRPARKRKAPGLDSCGRVIEGVACIKQAGCNGEADSLERNDSSPDSTHRNSTDTPPGADEDSAPSTPRKKRGRRKLEHPERHVEEDDTSSDTSRAESEGGRLRGRQGWDISLRRRPVQRETFQAGDPYHISRREKEEWLARWKKVKEEKAHLVPTMSDTMDDQSAVSSQKEEEEPAINLPSTPTPQQQHTDPASPTVATTPEAPPVACGNKVMTRSSEMDQEYEDGRGFGIGELIWGKLRGFSWWPGRIVSWWMTGRSRAAEGTRWVMWFGDGKFSVVCVEKLLPLSTFCTSFHQPTYNKQPMYRKAIYEVLQTASTRAGKPFPVCVSTDDSDSVKGVELQTRQMIEWASAGFLPSGAKGLEPPPAERNPYTEVYPEMWVEPEAAAYTAPPPAKKPRKNSVEKPKIKEIIDEGTRERLVYEVRQKCRNLEDICISCGSQNVSLEHPLFIGAMCQSCKNCFLECAYQYDDDGYQSYCTICCGGREVLMCGNNNCCRCFCVECVDLLVGAGSAQAAIREDPWNCYMCCSRNVFGLLRRRDDWTSRLQLFFANNHDQDFEPPRLYSPVAAEKRQPIRVLSLFDGIATGLLVLKDLGIQVARYVASEVCEDSITVGMVRHPEGIIYVGDVRNVTRKHIQEWGPFDLVIGGSPCNDLSIVNPARKGLYEGTGRLFFEFYRLLHEARPKDGDDRPFFWLFENVVAMGVSDKRDISRFLECNPVMIDAKEVSAAHRARYFWGNLPGMNRYNLQYEPLTAMANDKLDLQDCLEHGRTAKFGKVRTITTRSNSIKQGKDQHYPVYMNNKEDILWCTEMERQRLLGRSWSVPVIRHLFAPLKEYFACF; from the exons TTGGATAGTTGTGGGCGTGTAATAGAGGGTGTGGCCTGTATAAAGCAGGCGGGGTGTAACGGTGAAGCAGACAGTCTGGAGCGGAACGACTCCTCCCCTGACTCCACCCACAGGAACAGCACAGACACGCCCCCCGGAGCAGACGAAGACTCTGCCCCCTCCACTCCACGGAAGAAACGAGGCCGACGGAAACTCGAGCACCCGGAGCGAC ACGTGGAGGAGGACGACACCAGCAGCGACACCAGCAGAGCAGAG AGCGAAGGGGGCCGTCTGAGGGGCCGGCAGGGCTGGGACATCAGTCTGAGGAGACGGCCCGTACAAAGAGAGACCTTCCAGGCCGGAGATCCTTATCACATCAGCCGCAGGGAGAAAGAGGAGTGGCTTGCCCGCTGGAAGAAAGTGAAG GAGGAGAAGGCCCATCTGGTGCCCACCATGAGTGACACAATGGACGACCAATCAGCAGTGAGTTCtcagaaggaggaggaggagccaGCCATCAACCTCCCATCCACACCTACACCTCAGCAGCAGCACACTGACCCCGCCTCCCCAACGGTTGCCACGACGCCTGAGGCGCCTCCTGTCGCCTGCGGTAACAAAGTGATGACAAGGTCCTCAGAGATGGATCAGGAATATGAG GATGGCCGTGGGTTCGGGATCGGAGAGCTCATCTGGGGAAAGTTACGGGGATTCTCCTGGTGGCCCGGCCGGATCGTGTCGTGGTGGATGACGGGTCGCAGTCGGGCCGCTGAAGGAACCCGCTGGGTCATGTGGTTTGGAGATGGCAAATTCTCAGTG GTGTGTGTGGAAAAGCTGTTGCCCTTGAGTACATTTTGCACATCTTTTCATCAGCCCACCTACAACAAACAACCCATGTACAGAAAAGCCATCTATGAAGTTTTACAG ACGGCGAGTACGCGTGCAGGTAAACCGTTCCCTGTATGTGTGTCCACCGATGACTCAGACTCGGTGAAGGGTGTAGAACTGCAGACGCGACAGATGATTGAATGGGCCAGCGCTGGGTTCCTCCCCTCCGGTGCCAAAGGCCTGGAGCCGCCACCAG CGGAGCGGAATCCTTATACTGAGGTGTATCCAGAGATGTGGGTGGAGCCTGAGGCTGCTGCGTACACAGCTCCGCCCCCTGCCAAGAAACCCAGGAAGAACAGTGTTGAGAAACCCAAAATTAAAGAGATTATAGATGAAGGAACCCGAG AGAGACTCGTGTATGAAGTCAGACAGAAGTGTCGCAATCTAGAAG ATATCTGTATTTCCTGTGGAAGTCAGAACGTATCACTTGAACATCCTCTGTTTATTGGAGCCATGTGCCAGAGCTGCAAG AACTGTTTCCTGGAGTGCGCGTATCAGTACGACGATGACGGTTATCAGTCGTACTGCACCATCTGCTGTGGAGGAAGAGAAGTGCTCATGTGCGGGAACAACAACTGCTGCAG GTGTTTCTGTGTGGAGTGTGTAGATCTGTTAGTCGGGGCCGGTTCGGCACAGGCCGCTATCCGTGAAGACCCCTGGAACTGCTACATGTGCTGCAGCAGGAACGTCTTCGGCCTTCTGAGGCGCAGAGACGACTGGACCTCACGACTGCAGCTGTTCTTCGCCAACAACCACGACCAGGACTTT GAACCACCAAGGTTGTATTCTCCAGTAGCGGCTGAGAAGaggcagccaatcagagtgcTTTCTTTATTTGATGGCATCGCTACAG GGCTGCTGGTGCTGAAGGATCTGGGTATTCAGGTGGCGCGGTATGTGGCATCAGAGGTGTGTGAAGACTCCATCACGGTGGGGATGGTGCGACACCCGGAAGGGATCATTTATGTGGGCGATGTGAGGAACGTCACACGCAAGCAT ATTCAGGAGTGGGGGCCTTTTGATCTTGTGATCGGTGGGAGCCCCTGCAACGATCTGTCCATCGTAAACCCTGCCAGGAAAGGCCTCTACG AGGGCACCGGGCGTCTGTTTTTTGAGTTCTACCGGCTGCTTCACGAAGCGCGACCCAAAGACGGAGACGACCGACCGTTCTTCTGGCTGTTTGAAAATGTTGTTGCCATGGGAGTCAGTGACAAAAGGGACATCTCTCGCTTTCTGGAG TGTAATCCAGTAATGATCGACGCTAAGGAGGTGTCAGCCGCACACAGAGCTCGATACTTCTGGGGCAACTTACCTGGAATGAACCGGTACAATCTACAATATGA gcCACTGACTGCCATGGCAAATGATAAACTCGACCTGCAAGACTGTCTGGAGCATGGACGCACAGCTAAG TTCGGCAAAGTGCGAACCATCACAACTCGCTCAAACTCCATAAAACAGGGCAAAGACCAGCACTATCCCGTCTATATGAACAATAAAGAGGATATCCTGTGGTGCACCGAGATGGAGAG GCAAAGGCTTCTGGGAAGGTCATGGAGTGTGCCCGTGATTCGCCACCTCTTCGCTCCGCTGAAGGAATACTTCGCCTGTTTCTGA
- the dnmt3aa gene encoding DNA (cytosine-5-)-methyltransferase 3 alpha a isoform X1 — protein sequence MSFISFVLISNASIRPVVCFCFIMPLDLDCDAAANKTSPEAEQEVCEVTHEERVTDTPTRRVGRPARKRKAPGLDSCGRVIEGVACIKQAGCNGEADSLERNDSSPDSTHRNSTDTPPGADEDSAPSTPRKKRGRRKLEHPERHVEEDDTSSDTSRAESEGGRLRGRQGWDISLRRRPVQRETFQAGDPYHISRREKEEWLARWKKVKEEKAHLVPTMSDTMDDQSAVSSQKEEEEPAINLPSTPTPQQQHTDPASPTVATTPEAPPVACGNKVMTRSSEMDQEYEDGRGFGIGELIWGKLRGFSWWPGRIVSWWMTGRSRAAEGTRWVMWFGDGKFSVVCVEKLLPLSTFCTSFHQPTYNKQPMYRKAIYEVLQTASTRAGKPFPVCVSTDDSDSVKGVELQTRQMIEWASAGFLPSGAKGLEPPPAERNPYTEVYPEMWVEPEAAAYTAPPPAKKPRKNSVEKPKIKEIIDEGTRERLVYEVRQKCRNLEDICISCGSQNVSLEHPLFIGAMCQSCKNCFLECAYQYDDDGYQSYCTICCGGREVLMCGNNNCCRCFCVECVDLLVGAGSAQAAIREDPWNCYMCCSRNVFGLLRRRDDWTSRLQLFFANNHDQDFEPPRLYSPVAAEKRQPIRVLSLFDGIATGLLVLKDLGIQVARYVASEVCEDSITVGMVRHPEGIIYVGDVRNVTRKHIQEWGPFDLVIGGSPCNDLSIVNPARKGLYEGTGRLFFEFYRLLHEARPKDGDDRPFFWLFENVVAMGVSDKRDISRFLECNPVMIDAKEVSAAHRARYFWGNLPGMNRYNLQYEPLTAMANDKLDLQDCLEHGRTAKFGKVRTITTRSNSIKQGKDQHYPVYMNNKEDILWCTEMERVFGFPVHYTDVSNMSRLARQRLLGRSWSVPVIRHLFAPLKEYFACF from the exons TTGGATAGTTGTGGGCGTGTAATAGAGGGTGTGGCCTGTATAAAGCAGGCGGGGTGTAACGGTGAAGCAGACAGTCTGGAGCGGAACGACTCCTCCCCTGACTCCACCCACAGGAACAGCACAGACACGCCCCCCGGAGCAGACGAAGACTCTGCCCCCTCCACTCCACGGAAGAAACGAGGCCGACGGAAACTCGAGCACCCGGAGCGAC ACGTGGAGGAGGACGACACCAGCAGCGACACCAGCAGAGCAGAG AGCGAAGGGGGCCGTCTGAGGGGCCGGCAGGGCTGGGACATCAGTCTGAGGAGACGGCCCGTACAAAGAGAGACCTTCCAGGCCGGAGATCCTTATCACATCAGCCGCAGGGAGAAAGAGGAGTGGCTTGCCCGCTGGAAGAAAGTGAAG GAGGAGAAGGCCCATCTGGTGCCCACCATGAGTGACACAATGGACGACCAATCAGCAGTGAGTTCtcagaaggaggaggaggagccaGCCATCAACCTCCCATCCACACCTACACCTCAGCAGCAGCACACTGACCCCGCCTCCCCAACGGTTGCCACGACGCCTGAGGCGCCTCCTGTCGCCTGCGGTAACAAAGTGATGACAAGGTCCTCAGAGATGGATCAGGAATATGAG GATGGCCGTGGGTTCGGGATCGGAGAGCTCATCTGGGGAAAGTTACGGGGATTCTCCTGGTGGCCCGGCCGGATCGTGTCGTGGTGGATGACGGGTCGCAGTCGGGCCGCTGAAGGAACCCGCTGGGTCATGTGGTTTGGAGATGGCAAATTCTCAGTG GTGTGTGTGGAAAAGCTGTTGCCCTTGAGTACATTTTGCACATCTTTTCATCAGCCCACCTACAACAAACAACCCATGTACAGAAAAGCCATCTATGAAGTTTTACAG ACGGCGAGTACGCGTGCAGGTAAACCGTTCCCTGTATGTGTGTCCACCGATGACTCAGACTCGGTGAAGGGTGTAGAACTGCAGACGCGACAGATGATTGAATGGGCCAGCGCTGGGTTCCTCCCCTCCGGTGCCAAAGGCCTGGAGCCGCCACCAG CGGAGCGGAATCCTTATACTGAGGTGTATCCAGAGATGTGGGTGGAGCCTGAGGCTGCTGCGTACACAGCTCCGCCCCCTGCCAAGAAACCCAGGAAGAACAGTGTTGAGAAACCCAAAATTAAAGAGATTATAGATGAAGGAACCCGAG AGAGACTCGTGTATGAAGTCAGACAGAAGTGTCGCAATCTAGAAG ATATCTGTATTTCCTGTGGAAGTCAGAACGTATCACTTGAACATCCTCTGTTTATTGGAGCCATGTGCCAGAGCTGCAAG AACTGTTTCCTGGAGTGCGCGTATCAGTACGACGATGACGGTTATCAGTCGTACTGCACCATCTGCTGTGGAGGAAGAGAAGTGCTCATGTGCGGGAACAACAACTGCTGCAG GTGTTTCTGTGTGGAGTGTGTAGATCTGTTAGTCGGGGCCGGTTCGGCACAGGCCGCTATCCGTGAAGACCCCTGGAACTGCTACATGTGCTGCAGCAGGAACGTCTTCGGCCTTCTGAGGCGCAGAGACGACTGGACCTCACGACTGCAGCTGTTCTTCGCCAACAACCACGACCAGGACTTT GAACCACCAAGGTTGTATTCTCCAGTAGCGGCTGAGAAGaggcagccaatcagagtgcTTTCTTTATTTGATGGCATCGCTACAG GGCTGCTGGTGCTGAAGGATCTGGGTATTCAGGTGGCGCGGTATGTGGCATCAGAGGTGTGTGAAGACTCCATCACGGTGGGGATGGTGCGACACCCGGAAGGGATCATTTATGTGGGCGATGTGAGGAACGTCACACGCAAGCAT ATTCAGGAGTGGGGGCCTTTTGATCTTGTGATCGGTGGGAGCCCCTGCAACGATCTGTCCATCGTAAACCCTGCCAGGAAAGGCCTCTACG AGGGCACCGGGCGTCTGTTTTTTGAGTTCTACCGGCTGCTTCACGAAGCGCGACCCAAAGACGGAGACGACCGACCGTTCTTCTGGCTGTTTGAAAATGTTGTTGCCATGGGAGTCAGTGACAAAAGGGACATCTCTCGCTTTCTGGAG TGTAATCCAGTAATGATCGACGCTAAGGAGGTGTCAGCCGCACACAGAGCTCGATACTTCTGGGGCAACTTACCTGGAATGAACCGGTACAATCTACAATATGA gcCACTGACTGCCATGGCAAATGATAAACTCGACCTGCAAGACTGTCTGGAGCATGGACGCACAGCTAAG TTCGGCAAAGTGCGAACCATCACAACTCGCTCAAACTCCATAAAACAGGGCAAAGACCAGCACTATCCCGTCTATATGAACAATAAAGAGGATATCCTGTGGTGCACCGAGATGGAGAG AGTGTTCGGCTTCCCCGTCCATTACACTGACGTGTCTAACATGAGTCGTCTCGCCAGGCAAAGGCTTCTGGGAAGGTCATGGAGTGTGCCCGTGATTCGCCACCTCTTCGCTCCGCTGAAGGAATACTTCGCCTGTTTCTGA
- the dnmt3aa gene encoding DNA (cytosine-5-)-methyltransferase 3 alpha a isoform X5 produces MSFISFVLISNASIRPVVCFCFIMPLDLDCDAAANKTSPEAEQEVCEVTHEERVTDTPTRRVGRPARKRKAPGLDSCGRVIEGVACIKQAGCNGEADSLERNDSSPDSTHRNSTDTPPGADEDSAPSTPRKKRGRRKLEHPERHVEEDDTSSDTSRAEEEKAHLVPTMSDTMDDQSAVSSQKEEEEPAINLPSTPTPQQQHTDPASPTVATTPEAPPVACGNKVMTRSSEMDQEYEDGRGFGIGELIWGKLRGFSWWPGRIVSWWMTGRSRAAEGTRWVMWFGDGKFSVVCVEKLLPLSTFCTSFHQPTYNKQPMYRKAIYEVLQTASTRAGKPFPVCVSTDDSDSVKGVELQTRQMIEWASAGFLPSGAKGLEPPPAERNPYTEVYPEMWVEPEAAAYTAPPPAKKPRKNSVEKPKIKEIIDEGTRERLVYEVRQKCRNLEDICISCGSQNVSLEHPLFIGAMCQSCKNCFLECAYQYDDDGYQSYCTICCGGREVLMCGNNNCCRCFCVECVDLLVGAGSAQAAIREDPWNCYMCCSRNVFGLLRRRDDWTSRLQLFFANNHDQDFEPPRLYSPVAAEKRQPIRVLSLFDGIATGLLVLKDLGIQVARYVASEVCEDSITVGMVRHPEGIIYVGDVRNVTRKHIQEWGPFDLVIGGSPCNDLSIVNPARKGLYEGTGRLFFEFYRLLHEARPKDGDDRPFFWLFENVVAMGVSDKRDISRFLECNPVMIDAKEVSAAHRARYFWGNLPGMNRPLTAMANDKLDLQDCLEHGRTAKFGKVRTITTRSNSIKQGKDQHYPVYMNNKEDILWCTEMERVFGFPVHYTDVSNMSRLARQRLLGRSWSVPVIRHLFAPLKEYFACF; encoded by the exons TTGGATAGTTGTGGGCGTGTAATAGAGGGTGTGGCCTGTATAAAGCAGGCGGGGTGTAACGGTGAAGCAGACAGTCTGGAGCGGAACGACTCCTCCCCTGACTCCACCCACAGGAACAGCACAGACACGCCCCCCGGAGCAGACGAAGACTCTGCCCCCTCCACTCCACGGAAGAAACGAGGCCGACGGAAACTCGAGCACCCGGAGCGAC ACGTGGAGGAGGACGACACCAGCAGCGACACCAGCAGAGCAGAG GAGGAGAAGGCCCATCTGGTGCCCACCATGAGTGACACAATGGACGACCAATCAGCAGTGAGTTCtcagaaggaggaggaggagccaGCCATCAACCTCCCATCCACACCTACACCTCAGCAGCAGCACACTGACCCCGCCTCCCCAACGGTTGCCACGACGCCTGAGGCGCCTCCTGTCGCCTGCGGTAACAAAGTGATGACAAGGTCCTCAGAGATGGATCAGGAATATGAG GATGGCCGTGGGTTCGGGATCGGAGAGCTCATCTGGGGAAAGTTACGGGGATTCTCCTGGTGGCCCGGCCGGATCGTGTCGTGGTGGATGACGGGTCGCAGTCGGGCCGCTGAAGGAACCCGCTGGGTCATGTGGTTTGGAGATGGCAAATTCTCAGTG GTGTGTGTGGAAAAGCTGTTGCCCTTGAGTACATTTTGCACATCTTTTCATCAGCCCACCTACAACAAACAACCCATGTACAGAAAAGCCATCTATGAAGTTTTACAG ACGGCGAGTACGCGTGCAGGTAAACCGTTCCCTGTATGTGTGTCCACCGATGACTCAGACTCGGTGAAGGGTGTAGAACTGCAGACGCGACAGATGATTGAATGGGCCAGCGCTGGGTTCCTCCCCTCCGGTGCCAAAGGCCTGGAGCCGCCACCAG CGGAGCGGAATCCTTATACTGAGGTGTATCCAGAGATGTGGGTGGAGCCTGAGGCTGCTGCGTACACAGCTCCGCCCCCTGCCAAGAAACCCAGGAAGAACAGTGTTGAGAAACCCAAAATTAAAGAGATTATAGATGAAGGAACCCGAG AGAGACTCGTGTATGAAGTCAGACAGAAGTGTCGCAATCTAGAAG ATATCTGTATTTCCTGTGGAAGTCAGAACGTATCACTTGAACATCCTCTGTTTATTGGAGCCATGTGCCAGAGCTGCAAG AACTGTTTCCTGGAGTGCGCGTATCAGTACGACGATGACGGTTATCAGTCGTACTGCACCATCTGCTGTGGAGGAAGAGAAGTGCTCATGTGCGGGAACAACAACTGCTGCAG GTGTTTCTGTGTGGAGTGTGTAGATCTGTTAGTCGGGGCCGGTTCGGCACAGGCCGCTATCCGTGAAGACCCCTGGAACTGCTACATGTGCTGCAGCAGGAACGTCTTCGGCCTTCTGAGGCGCAGAGACGACTGGACCTCACGACTGCAGCTGTTCTTCGCCAACAACCACGACCAGGACTTT GAACCACCAAGGTTGTATTCTCCAGTAGCGGCTGAGAAGaggcagccaatcagagtgcTTTCTTTATTTGATGGCATCGCTACAG GGCTGCTGGTGCTGAAGGATCTGGGTATTCAGGTGGCGCGGTATGTGGCATCAGAGGTGTGTGAAGACTCCATCACGGTGGGGATGGTGCGACACCCGGAAGGGATCATTTATGTGGGCGATGTGAGGAACGTCACACGCAAGCAT ATTCAGGAGTGGGGGCCTTTTGATCTTGTGATCGGTGGGAGCCCCTGCAACGATCTGTCCATCGTAAACCCTGCCAGGAAAGGCCTCTACG AGGGCACCGGGCGTCTGTTTTTTGAGTTCTACCGGCTGCTTCACGAAGCGCGACCCAAAGACGGAGACGACCGACCGTTCTTCTGGCTGTTTGAAAATGTTGTTGCCATGGGAGTCAGTGACAAAAGGGACATCTCTCGCTTTCTGGAG TGTAATCCAGTAATGATCGACGCTAAGGAGGTGTCAGCCGCACACAGAGCTCGATACTTCTGGGGCAACTTACCTGGAATGAACCG gcCACTGACTGCCATGGCAAATGATAAACTCGACCTGCAAGACTGTCTGGAGCATGGACGCACAGCTAAG TTCGGCAAAGTGCGAACCATCACAACTCGCTCAAACTCCATAAAACAGGGCAAAGACCAGCACTATCCCGTCTATATGAACAATAAAGAGGATATCCTGTGGTGCACCGAGATGGAGAG AGTGTTCGGCTTCCCCGTCCATTACACTGACGTGTCTAACATGAGTCGTCTCGCCAGGCAAAGGCTTCTGGGAAGGTCATGGAGTGTGCCCGTGATTCGCCACCTCTTCGCTCCGCTGAAGGAATACTTCGCCTGTTTCTGA